The Megalobrama amblycephala isolate DHTTF-2021 linkage group LG10, ASM1881202v1, whole genome shotgun sequence DNA segment aaacaataactatgcttattttataggcccattttcttgtcttttacttttattaattttttgttgtggggaCAGTGAAAATTTTGGCAGGGCAAAAGAAAAAATCCTTAGCATTGAGCCCTGCTTTGGTCTGCACTATTCCCTTTAAAGCAAACAAACCTGCACACCTTCATTTGTTGCTTAGTGACGGCTGTGTTAAAGTAAGCCAGAAATGCGCAGGTGCTGAGCAATTCGgctatatttaatattcatattgaCGATCATGTGTTGTATTAACGAGTATGTGCACTAAACTAAATCTGTGCAGATTATTTGTTTACTTTCAGCTCTGCTCactgtgtggaaaaaaaaaaaaaaaaacacaatcagcTCGACCTTGAAAATCAAACTATTTACTTGAAAGTTATGAATCAGAACATGAACTTTGTTCACTTAAGACACCTTCAGGCAATGCTTTTTCATACAAGTCCATAGATTAGATAGATTGGCGAAACTCTTCACATTAAGAGCACTGGGGCGGCTTCTCGTCGGTATGAACTCTCTCATGAATTTTCAAGGAATCTGACCGAGCAAAACCCTTTCCACAGTGTGAGCACCCATAAGGTTTCtttccagtatgaattctctcATGAATTTTCAAGGATTTTGACTGAGGGTAACTCTTTCCACAGTGTGAGCACTTGTatggtttctctccagtatgaattctctcATGATATTTCAAGGATTCTGActgagtgaaactctttccacagtgtGAGCACccgtaaggtttctctccagtatgaactctctcATGAATTTTCAAGGAATCTGACCGAGCAAAACCCTTTCCACAGTGTGAGCACCcataaggtttctctccagtatgaattctctcATGACTTTTCAAGGAATCTGACTGAGTGAATCTCTTTCCACAGTGTGAGCACTtgtacggtttctctccagtatgaattctcttGTGTATTTTTAAGTTGGTGGATGAAATAAAGGTCTTCCCACAGTCAGAGCACACATGAGGTCTCACACCAGTATGAATACGCTCATGCTCTTGTAAAGAGTGCAGATGcaaaaaactctttccacaaaaAGAACAAATGTGAGGCTTCACACCACTATGAACTTTAAGGTGTATTTTTAGGTTATattcaaaaacaaatgttttgttaCACTGATCACAGCTGAAGGACCTCACTCCAGAGTGACGGTGCAGATGTTTGGTGATAGCGGTTTTGGATGCGAATCTCTGctcacactgagtgcatgtgaacggtttttctccagtgtgaattctcatgtgagtattaaggttttttttctgagcgaaactccttccacactgagtgcatatgaacggtttttctccagtgtgaattctcatgtgatcgATTAATTGTCCTTTGTAATTGAAACggtttccacactgagtgcatgtataAGGCCTCTCtctagtgtgaattctcatgtgtctTTCGAGCTTTGATTTATACATGAAACTCTCTCCACACTGACTACATATGAACTGTTTTTCTCTGTTGTGATATTTCATGTGCACagtaaggtttcctttttgtctaaaactctttccacactc contains these protein-coding regions:
- the LOC125277621 gene encoding gastrula zinc finger protein XlCGF57.1-like — translated: MEFEEEPCRIKDEDTEEQTDPMEVNEDKQHQKSHHFTNEEGNTVISQIEKCFSQKRARKTGVKESFTCTECGKSFRQKGNLTVHMKYHNREKQFICSQCGESFMYKSKLERHMRIHTRERPYTCTQCGNRFNYKGQLIDHMRIHTGEKPFICTQCGRSFAQKKNLNTHMRIHTGEKPFTCTQCEQRFASKTAITKHLHRHSGVRSFSCDQCNKTFVFEYNLKIHLKVHSGVKPHICSFCGKSFLHLHSLQEHERIHTGVRPHVCSDCGKTFISSTNLKIHKRIHTGEKPYKCSHCGKRFTQSDSLKSHERIHTGEKPYGCSHCGKGFARSDSLKIHERVHTGEKPYGCSHCGKSFTQSESLKYHERIHTGEKPYKCSHCGKSYPQSKSLKIHERIHTGKKPYGCSHCGKGFARSDSLKIHERVHTDEKPPQCS